From one Treponema denticola genomic stretch:
- a CDS encoding Ig-like domain-containing protein, translating into MTEWKVDVPNTIATVTQAEGKFTIGTTEITPTINIENSPVSLTEGTETHVTLKVNAVEGQYGEWQQTIKVKRLSSSDLPELTLESLKVYGEEADLASMSVRIPNDKETVSSGDLTAEFLRLLIPISDINITVKDEPIQLEAGKITEVELSIPEKTGSDGYKAWKKTLHITRKTVPVTGVDLSPESITLETGETIKLTASVQPPNATNKKIEWSSDNNTAASVDQEGTITANGAGTAKITVRTLDGNFEKACKVTVIQKFLVNFGVDGSGGRLEVKAGGTPVTANTKLEAGTVLEFKAIPEEGFEISNWEGINANSPTAATIKHTLTENLNVKVKFKQKTYKVTFEANGGSPAPELQTIIHGQKLTEPPKMTLAEKEFEGWYKDESFTSKWNFESDKVTENIKLYAKWDKIKITVKFDNNKIEAYLSLGNTPLANNEKVCIGDKIYLVAVNLEEGELPSWTINGKPSSLSSGIPYFYEYVVKEQDAENRIILFDYSIIQAEKLTIKYDNSIKRIFIPKNGEPEIPNGSKIDEGTLIAVEANLPTGKIIDKCLVNSKPVSGMFEMEMFIYKVSSTDADGSKTLNFSCTEKTPYTGTVHWNNTESPMTCNKLNEHVQPAIPITNGEQVKEGDGLDFTVNLPEDQIVDTWTVNGVITQSLFSDKHNKFLLFVKAEHFKDGKLTIGYTVKGAAKGTIQWDNSQTPMTCTKKNQYGPWTELTNGTQIQEGDSLNFTANLTQGKVVDKWMINGVETTSHSGDGPNRFWLNVKAKHLSGGTLTIGYTTKGAASGTIQWDNTESPMTCYKENPWTELANGAQIQEGDSLNFYANPPQGQIVDKWMINGVETESNSGNGPNMFWLNIKAKHLSSGTLIIGYTTKGAASGTIHWNDSQSSMTCEKWNQYGPNTAITNGDQVQEGDSLNFYANPPQGQIVDKWTINGVETESNSGDGPNRFWLNVKAKHLSGGTLIIGYTLKPALETKISFDNSIRCSVTRNKTETEVKSNETIVYEGERLNFRALGMPDSAVKSWEINNNKPYWNNQGHTWFNFTIMKSDIYQASGGAVSVSCKVKEGLKSAALTFDSGKIKCSQNGHSLNSGLRLYAGVQLNFEAILSGSEEVKSWKINGVEQANSGHKNFGYAVKDEDLNEDNFTVEIELK; encoded by the coding sequence TTGACTGAATGGAAAGTAGATGTTCCGAACACCATAGCAACAGTAACACAAGCCGAGGGAAAATTTACTATAGGAACTACGGAGATAACACCCACTATCAATATTGAAAACAGCCCCGTATCTCTTACCGAAGGAACTGAAACTCACGTTACCCTAAAAGTAAATGCTGTCGAAGGTCAATACGGCGAATGGCAGCAAACTATAAAGGTAAAACGTTTATCGTCTTCTGACCTGCCTGAGTTAACCCTTGAATCTTTAAAGGTATATGGTGAAGAGGCGGATCTAGCTTCTATGTCGGTAAGAATCCCTAACGATAAAGAAACTGTCTCAAGCGGAGACCTCACTGCCGAATTTTTAAGACTTCTAATACCAATTTCGGATATAAATATTACCGTCAAAGATGAACCTATTCAGCTTGAAGCAGGAAAAATTACAGAAGTAGAGCTTTCCATTCCGGAAAAAACAGGAAGCGATGGTTACAAAGCATGGAAGAAAACTTTGCATATTACACGAAAAACCGTTCCTGTAACCGGAGTAGATCTATCACCTGAATCGATTACCCTTGAAACAGGAGAGACAATAAAACTGACAGCATCGGTTCAGCCGCCCAACGCAACAAATAAAAAAATAGAATGGAGCTCGGACAATAATACGGCCGCCTCTGTAGACCAAGAAGGAACAATTACGGCTAATGGTGCCGGTACTGCAAAAATAACGGTAAGAACCTTAGACGGAAATTTTGAAAAAGCTTGTAAAGTAACCGTCATACAAAAATTTTTGGTAAATTTCGGCGTTGACGGAAGCGGAGGCAGGCTTGAAGTAAAAGCCGGAGGAACTCCGGTAACGGCAAACACCAAACTAGAAGCCGGTACTGTTCTTGAATTTAAAGCGATCCCGGAAGAAGGTTTTGAAATTTCAAACTGGGAAGGAATAAATGCAAATTCGCCGACTGCTGCAACTATTAAGCACACATTAACCGAAAACCTGAATGTAAAAGTAAAATTTAAGCAAAAAACATATAAGGTTACATTTGAAGCAAACGGCGGAAGCCCCGCACCTGAACTGCAAACTATAATACATGGACAAAAGCTCACTGAACCGCCGAAAATGACTCTGGCAGAAAAAGAATTTGAAGGCTGGTACAAAGACGAGTCTTTTACTTCAAAATGGAATTTTGAATCTGACAAGGTAACCGAAAATATAAAGCTTTATGCAAAATGGGATAAAATAAAAATAACCGTCAAATTCGATAACAACAAAATAGAAGCTTACTTAAGCCTTGGGAATACCCCCTTGGCAAATAACGAAAAGGTTTGCATAGGCGATAAGATATATCTTGTTGCCGTCAACCTTGAAGAAGGCGAACTCCCCTCATGGACAATCAACGGAAAGCCATCATCACTGTCTTCAGGAATTCCTTATTTCTATGAGTATGTAGTAAAGGAGCAAGATGCCGAAAACCGCATTATCCTCTTTGACTATAGCATAATTCAAGCCGAAAAACTTACAATCAAGTATGACAATTCAATAAAAAGGATTTTTATTCCAAAAAATGGAGAACCCGAAATTCCGAATGGCTCAAAAATAGACGAGGGTACACTTATTGCTGTTGAAGCAAATTTACCTACGGGAAAGATTATAGATAAGTGTCTGGTAAACAGTAAACCTGTATCGGGAATGTTTGAGATGGAAATGTTTATCTATAAGGTCAGCAGCACAGATGCAGACGGCAGTAAAACTCTTAACTTCAGCTGCACAGAAAAAACACCTTACACAGGAACCGTTCACTGGAATAACACTGAAAGCCCCATGACTTGTAATAAACTTAACGAACACGTACAACCGGCAATACCAATAACTAACGGTGAACAAGTAAAAGAAGGTGATGGACTTGACTTTACTGTTAATCTTCCTGAAGATCAAATAGTCGATACATGGACAGTAAACGGTGTTATCACCCAAAGCCTATTCAGCGATAAACATAATAAATTTTTACTTTTTGTAAAAGCTGAACACTTTAAAGATGGTAAGCTTACAATAGGCTATACCGTAAAAGGAGCAGCAAAAGGAACTATACAATGGGATAACTCGCAAACTCCCATGACATGTACAAAAAAGAACCAATACGGACCTTGGACAGAATTGACTAACGGAACTCAAATACAAGAAGGGGATAGCCTTAACTTTACTGCTAATCTTACCCAAGGAAAAGTAGTCGATAAGTGGATGATAAACGGTGTTGAAACAACAAGCCACTCAGGTGACGGGCCTAACAGGTTTTGGCTTAATGTAAAAGCTAAACACCTATCAGGCGGGACTCTCACAATAGGCTATACCACAAAAGGAGCAGCTTCAGGAACTATACAATGGGATAACACTGAAAGCCCTATGACCTGTTATAAAGAAAATCCTTGGACAGAATTGGCTAACGGAGCTCAAATACAAGAAGGGGATAGTCTTAACTTTTATGCTAATCCTCCCCAAGGGCAAATAGTCGATAAGTGGATGATAAACGGCGTTGAAACGGAGAGCAACTCAGGTAACGGGCCTAACATGTTTTGGCTTAATATAAAGGCTAAACACCTATCAAGCGGTACACTCATAATAGGCTATACCACAAAAGGTGCTGCTTCAGGAACTATACACTGGAATGACTCGCAAAGTTCCATGACCTGTGAAAAATGGAACCAATACGGACCTAATACCGCAATAACTAACGGAGATCAAGTACAAGAAGGGGATAGTCTTAACTTTTATGCTAATCCTCCCCAAGGGCAAATAGTCGATAAGTGGACGATAAACGGCGTTGAAACGGAAAGCAACTCAGGTGACGGGCCTAACAGGTTTTGGCTTAATGTAAAGGCTAAACACCTATCAGGCGGGACTCTCATAATAGGCTATACATTAAAACCTGCATTAGAGACAAAGATAAGCTTTGATAACAGCATAAGATGCTCGGTAACCCGAAATAAAACAGAAACTGAAGTAAAATCGAATGAAACTATTGTTTATGAAGGAGAACGCCTCAATTTTAGAGCACTGGGTATGCCTGATTCTGCTGTAAAAAGCTGGGAAATAAACAATAATAAGCCATACTGGAATAACCAAGGACACACATGGTTTAATTTTACTATAATGAAATCTGATATATATCAGGCTTCAGGCGGTGCAGTATCGGTAAGCTGCAAAGTTAAAGAAGGCTTGAAAAGTGCAGCATTGACCTTTGATTCCGGCAAGATAAAATGTTCCCAAAATGGACACAGCCTTAATTCGGGATTAAGGCTGTATGCAGGAGTGCAACTAAACTTTGAAGCAATTTTATCCGGTTCCGAAGAAGTAAAAAGCTGGAAAATTAACGGCGTTGAACAAGCTAATAGCGGACACAAAAATTTTGGCTATGCGGTAAAAGATGAAGACTTAAATGAAGATAACTTTACCGTAGAAATAGAGCTTAAATAA
- a CDS encoding ATP-binding protein codes for MSGIRKLPLGVQSFEVMRNDSFVYVDKTEYVVKLAAESRVFFLSRPRRFGKSLFLSTLKAYFLGQKELFKGLAIEAFEEGEKSRREIWQKYPVFHLDLNASKYETREDLEALLNNRLCIWEETYGSRPSETAFPERFMGIISRAHEKTGKQAVILIDEYDKPLLQTMWDNEAVNEAYRSILKGFYGIIKSCDEHIRFAFLTGVTKFSKVSIFSDLNNLRDISLEKDYSGICGITETELKQSFKPEIEALAVNRKLSYEETLALLKKRYDGYFFHPEGESVYNPFSLLNAFIKKETSSYWFSTGTPTFLVKALQKQDVFIRDILENAEMSENALQDYRPDMNNPIPILFQSGYLTIKDYNKEFQLYKLGFPNDEVKYGFLDNLVPAYTSISKDASGLFIGNFIRDLRDNKPDSFMKRMYTACAGLPYSLASKENVHMRERDYQIAFYIIFSLMGQFVQTEVVSSKGRADCVVHTDDMVYIFEFKLMGSGTPKEAIQQIKEKGYAEPYKTSGKKIVLIGAVFADGIDEETADTWEAEAL; via the coding sequence ATGTCCGGTATCCGAAAATTACCTTTAGGCGTTCAAAGTTTTGAGGTTATGCGTAATGACAGCTTTGTTTATGTAGATAAAACCGAATATGTAGTAAAGCTTGCAGCTGAAAGCCGCGTATTTTTTTTAAGTCGGCCGCGCCGCTTCGGTAAAAGTCTTTTTCTTTCGACTTTAAAAGCTTATTTTTTAGGTCAAAAAGAATTGTTTAAAGGCTTGGCTATTGAAGCTTTTGAGGAAGGTGAAAAAAGTAGGCGTGAGATATGGCAAAAATATCCGGTTTTTCACTTGGACCTTAATGCCTCAAAATACGAAACAAGAGAAGATTTGGAAGCTCTTTTAAACAATAGACTTTGTATTTGGGAGGAAACCTATGGAAGCCGCCCCTCCGAAACTGCCTTTCCTGAGAGGTTTATGGGAATTATAAGCAGGGCTCATGAAAAGACCGGAAAACAGGCCGTCATCCTGATAGATGAGTACGATAAACCTCTTCTTCAAACCATGTGGGACAATGAGGCAGTAAATGAAGCATACCGTTCTATTTTAAAAGGTTTTTACGGAATTATAAAATCCTGCGATGAACATATCCGTTTTGCTTTTTTAACCGGGGTTACCAAATTCAGTAAGGTTAGCATCTTCAGCGATTTAAACAATTTGAGGGACATCTCTCTCGAAAAAGATTATTCAGGTATCTGCGGTATCACGGAAACTGAATTGAAGCAATCTTTTAAACCCGAAATTGAAGCCTTGGCGGTAAACCGTAAGCTAAGTTATGAAGAAACCCTTGCTCTTCTAAAAAAGCGTTATGACGGATATTTTTTCCATCCTGAAGGAGAGAGTGTATACAACCCCTTTAGTTTGCTTAATGCCTTTATAAAAAAAGAAACAAGCTCTTATTGGTTTTCGACCGGAACTCCTACCTTTTTGGTCAAGGCCTTGCAGAAGCAAGATGTCTTTATCCGTGATATTTTAGAAAATGCCGAAATGAGTGAAAACGCCTTACAGGATTACCGTCCCGATATGAATAACCCGATTCCTATTCTTTTTCAATCCGGCTATTTAACCATAAAAGATTATAACAAGGAATTTCAGCTTTACAAATTGGGTTTCCCGAATGACGAGGTAAAGTACGGCTTTTTAGATAATCTCGTACCGGCCTACACCTCTATTTCAAAGGATGCAAGCGGTTTATTTATAGGGAATTTTATAAGAGATTTACGGGATAATAAGCCGGATTCTTTTATGAAAAGAATGTACACGGCTTGTGCAGGTCTTCCTTACAGCCTCGCCTCAAAGGAAAATGTGCATATGAGGGAAAGGGATTATCAGATAGCCTTTTATATAATATTTAGCCTGATGGGACAGTTTGTTCAAACCGAAGTAGTAAGCTCAAAAGGAAGGGCCGATTGCGTAGTTCACACTGATGATATGGTCTACATTTTCGAGTTTAAGCTGATGGGTTCCGGTACACCCAAAGAAGCTATTCAACAGATAAAAGAAAAAGGCTATGCCGAACCCTACAAGACGAGCGGAAAAAAGATAGTCCTAATAGGAGCTGTATTCGCTGACGGTATTGATGAAGAAACCGCCGATACTTGGGAAGCAGAAGCCTTATAA
- a CDS encoding ABC transporter ATP-binding protein, which translates to MKRKLQKLFAVTEQGARDLVTASVWSVFSNIAYILPMFLIMFFLQGYFEGSLKTAYFYTGVIAAIAVVMYILLHINYNTLYTVTFKECKELRIEIANRLKALPLAYFSKHDISDLSQAVMADVATLEHALSHAIPQTIGLVIYLVIIGTMMIIAHPALGLCVFAPIVVSFILLILSKKIQVRETTRDFHKQRQRSEFFQEAIELQQEIKSYGRTDTVAEKLNRNVDEAEKLHLSVEAHQAIPLNIAMAALKFSVGITVFFGLKMYLAGTAPLLYFIGYVIAASRIIDAVAAVEANLAEIMYIDSRVKRINELRETEVQEGSPANLQKYGIEFKDVEFSYNDGQKIIDGISFTAEQNQVTALVGPSGCGKTTVLRLASRLYDYNKGQILIDGKDIAKIDTDSLFEKISIVFQDVGLFNTSIMENIRVGNKNATDEEVKEAARLANCTEFIEALPESWNTFVGENGSRLSGGERQRLSIARAFLKNAPIIILDEISASLDVENEMKIQESLNKLIKDKTVIIISHRLKSIENADKIIVMNKGKIEAEGKHSDLLQKSELYKNMIDKSTATEKWVY; encoded by the coding sequence ATGAAACGAAAATTACAAAAATTATTTGCAGTTACCGAGCAAGGTGCTCGGGATTTGGTTACGGCTTCGGTATGGTCGGTGTTTTCCAACATCGCCTATATCCTGCCGATGTTTTTGATTATGTTTTTTTTGCAGGGCTATTTTGAAGGCTCGCTTAAAACGGCTTACTTTTATACCGGAGTTATTGCGGCCATTGCAGTGGTAATGTACATTCTTTTACACATAAATTACAACACGCTGTACACGGTAACTTTTAAAGAATGTAAGGAACTGCGTATCGAAATTGCAAACCGCTTAAAAGCATTACCGCTTGCATATTTTTCCAAGCACGATATTTCAGATTTGTCGCAAGCCGTTATGGCGGATGTCGCAACTCTTGAGCATGCGTTGAGCCACGCCATTCCGCAAACAATAGGACTGGTAATTTATCTTGTAATTATCGGCACAATGATGATTATAGCTCATCCGGCCTTGGGACTTTGTGTCTTTGCACCGATAGTAGTGAGTTTTATCCTGCTTATTTTATCAAAGAAAATACAAGTGCGGGAAACCACAAGAGACTTCCACAAACAAAGACAGCGTTCAGAATTTTTTCAGGAAGCGATTGAGCTTCAACAGGAAATTAAAAGCTACGGCCGCACAGATACGGTTGCAGAAAAATTAAACCGCAATGTCGATGAGGCTGAAAAACTTCACCTCTCTGTTGAAGCCCATCAAGCGATTCCGCTCAATATCGCAATGGCGGCACTCAAGTTTTCAGTCGGGATAACGGTCTTTTTCGGTTTAAAAATGTACTTAGCCGGAACCGCCCCACTTCTGTATTTTATCGGCTATGTCATTGCCGCCTCGCGCATTATCGATGCGGTTGCAGCTGTCGAAGCAAACCTTGCAGAGATTATGTACATCGATTCACGCGTTAAGCGTATCAATGAGTTGCGAGAAACCGAGGTACAGGAAGGCTCTCCTGCAAACTTACAAAAATACGGCATCGAATTTAAAGATGTTGAGTTTTCTTATAATGACGGGCAAAAAATTATCGACGGCATTTCTTTTACAGCCGAGCAAAATCAGGTTACAGCCCTTGTCGGTCCTTCAGGCTGCGGAAAGACAACCGTACTCCGTTTGGCATCGCGTTTATACGATTACAACAAGGGGCAGATTCTTATCGACGGAAAGGACATTGCAAAAATCGACACGGACAGTCTTTTTGAAAAGATTTCGATTGTATTCCAAGATGTAGGTTTATTCAATACATCGATTATGGAAAATATCCGTGTCGGAAATAAAAATGCCACTGATGAAGAAGTAAAGGAAGCCGCCCGCCTTGCAAACTGTACCGAGTTTATCGAAGCTCTGCCCGAAAGCTGGAATACCTTTGTCGGAGAAAACGGCAGCCGTCTTTCAGGCGGAGAACGTCAACGTCTTTCGATAGCCCGTGCCTTCTTAAAAAATGCGCCCATCATTATATTGGACGAAATCAGTGCTTCTCTCGATGTCGAAAACGAAATGAAGATTCAAGAAAGCTTAAATAAACTTATCAAGGATAAAACAGTCATCATCATTTCGCACCGCTTAAAGTCAATCGAGAACGCCGACAAAATCATCGTCATGAACAAAGGCAAAATAGAAGCTGAAGGCAAACACTCGGATCTTTTACAAAAATCCGAGCTGTACAAAAACATGATTGATAAGTCTACAGCCACGGAAAAATGGGTGTATTAG
- a CDS encoding methyltransferase family protein: MSEQKNHLPLIGVGPIYVGPTIAVTVASIILTKLKIIPPTVSGFELVFRIAGIMLIAAGIYLWCSAVFMSRIDSKIKTNTLVTDGIYAHVRNPIYSAFLFTCSGALLLACNLYLLILPPVYWLYLTIFIKLTEEKWLLNLYGKDFEDYCKRVNRCIPSIWKRKN; encoded by the coding sequence ATGAGTGAACAAAAAAATCATTTGCCGCTTATCGGTGTAGGGCCTATCTATGTCGGACCTACTATAGCCGTTACGGTTGCAAGTATTATTCTGACTAAGCTCAAAATTATTCCGCCTACAGTAAGCGGATTTGAATTGGTATTCCGTATTGCAGGCATTATGTTAATTGCAGCAGGTATATACCTTTGGTGTTCGGCAGTATTTATGTCGCGAATTGACAGTAAAATAAAAACGAACACACTAGTTACTGATGGAATATATGCCCATGTCCGCAATCCCATTTATTCCGCATTTTTGTTTACTTGTTCAGGTGCGCTTTTACTGGCCTGCAACTTATATCTGCTTATTCTGCCGCCAGTATACTGGCTTTACCTGACCATCTTTATAAAACTTACGGAAGAAAAATGGCTTTTAAATCTGTACGGCAAAGACTTTGAAGACTATTGCAAACGAGTAAACCGCTGTATTCCGTCAATATGGAAAAGAAAAAATTAA
- a CDS encoding ABC transporter ATP-binding protein — protein sequence MDTYKRLLKYTPEKKHCVYISIICSALGVACQMGAFWYLWKFLYAFLVTKSVMDGSFYATVIVALMLGYSVVYFASLWASHVLGFRLESNLRKEAIKHLMNASFAFFDVNNSGKIRKIIDDNAQETHMIVAHLIPDNIAALLTPILMFVIVFMVDIKLGILLSIIAVIGGVQMMFMMGNKNFMQKYMAALERMNSEAVEYVRGMQVVKIFKSTVESFKAFYTAITDYSDLAYKYTLSCRSPYVMFQVLFNLFAAFTIPAAIYYMNKGADGNLIIAKIVFYVCFAGVLFASFMRVMYVGMYNFQAKSVVDKLENLFTEMSKDNITHGTEEKFDNFGIEFKNVSFGYNEEKILKNVSFKLEPNKTYALVGSSGGGKSTIAKLISGFYRINEGEILIGGKNIASYSKNALMKNIAFVFQTSKLFKTSIFENVKMGNKDASDEDVMNALRLARCEDILAKFPEREKTLIGSKGVHLSGGEIQRVAIARAILKNADIIILDEASAAADPENEYEIQQAFSNLMKNKTVIMIAHRLSSIKNVDEVLVVEDGNIIERGSDKELMAKGGKYSKLQKLYSQANEWRF from the coding sequence ATGGACACATATAAAAGACTATTGAAATATACACCTGAAAAAAAACACTGTGTGTATATTTCCATTATTTGCTCCGCTTTAGGCGTTGCTTGCCAAATGGGAGCATTTTGGTATTTATGGAAGTTTTTATACGCCTTTTTGGTTACAAAAAGCGTTATGGACGGCTCGTTTTATGCAACGGTGATTGTTGCTCTTATGCTCGGTTACTCGGTTGTGTATTTTGCTTCACTTTGGGCATCGCATGTCTTGGGTTTCCGTCTTGAATCGAATTTACGAAAAGAAGCAATCAAACATTTGATGAATGCATCCTTTGCTTTTTTCGATGTAAATAATTCGGGAAAGATTCGCAAAATCATCGACGACAATGCACAGGAAACGCACATGATTGTAGCACATCTTATTCCCGATAACATCGCCGCTCTTCTTACTCCGATTTTAATGTTCGTCATTGTTTTTATGGTAGACATAAAACTCGGTATCTTGCTCAGCATTATCGCGGTAATCGGCGGGGTGCAGATGATGTTTATGATGGGCAATAAGAACTTTATGCAAAAATACATGGCTGCCTTGGAAAGGATGAACAGCGAAGCGGTGGAATATGTGCGCGGTATGCAGGTAGTAAAAATATTTAAAAGCACGGTGGAATCATTCAAGGCATTTTATACGGCAATTACCGACTATTCCGATTTGGCATACAAGTACACGCTCAGCTGCCGAAGCCCCTATGTTATGTTTCAAGTGCTGTTCAATTTGTTTGCCGCCTTTACAATCCCTGCAGCAATTTATTATATGAATAAGGGTGCGGACGGAAATCTCATCATTGCAAAAATTGTGTTTTATGTATGCTTTGCAGGAGTTCTCTTTGCTTCCTTTATGCGTGTTATGTATGTCGGCATGTACAACTTTCAGGCAAAGAGCGTTGTAGACAAACTGGAAAATCTTTTTACCGAAATGAGCAAGGATAACATAACCCACGGAACTGAAGAAAAATTCGACAACTTCGGCATTGAATTTAAAAATGTTTCGTTCGGCTATAATGAAGAAAAGATTTTGAAAAACGTTAGCTTTAAACTTGAGCCGAATAAAACCTATGCCCTTGTCGGCTCATCGGGCGGAGGAAAGAGTACAATAGCAAAACTTATTTCAGGTTTTTATAGAATAAATGAAGGCGAAATTTTAATCGGCGGAAAAAATATTGCCTCGTACTCCAAAAACGCCCTGATGAAAAACATAGCTTTTGTTTTCCAAACATCTAAACTTTTTAAAACCAGTATTTTTGAAAATGTCAAAATGGGAAATAAGGATGCAAGCGACGAAGATGTCATGAACGCACTCCGCCTTGCCAGATGTGAAGACATCTTGGCAAAATTTCCCGAACGCGAAAAAACGCTTATCGGCTCTAAAGGTGTGCATTTATCGGGCGGAGAAATTCAGCGTGTCGCGATTGCCCGTGCTATTTTGAAAAATGCCGACATCATCATCTTGGACGAAGCTTCAGCCGCTGCCGACCCCGAAAACGAATACGAAATTCAGCAAGCCTTTTCCAACCTGATGAAAAACAAAACGGTAATCATGATTGCTCATAGATTAAGCTCGATTAAAAATGTCGATGAGGTTTTGGTTGTCGAAGACGGAAACATAATAGAACGAGGCAGCGATAAAGAGCTTATGGCAAAAGGCGGAAAATACAGCAAGCTGCAAAAGCTGTATTCGCAAGCAAATGAATGGCGCTTTTGA
- a CDS encoding VOC family protein — protein sequence MKVKKIYACWIYVSDLKKSLRFYQNIGFELKFIEKDGAWAEFDMGETAFALLQRPAEKGKVRPAKTRIMFEVDDIEKMRKQSVSLGVKLIGDIREEPYGKLLTFEDPDGHWLEFFENKRA from the coding sequence GTGAAAGTAAAAAAAATATATGCCTGCTGGATTTATGTGAGCGATTTGAAAAAGTCGCTCCGCTTTTACCAAAATATAGGTTTCGAACTCAAGTTTATTGAAAAAGACGGTGCTTGGGCGGAATTCGATATGGGAGAAACAGCCTTCGCCCTTTTGCAACGCCCTGCCGAAAAAGGCAAAGTGCGGCCTGCGAAAACACGAATTATGTTCGAGGTAGATGATATCGAAAAGATGCGGAAACAGTCGGTTTCTCTCGGCGTCAAATTGATCGGGGACATCAGAGAAGAGCCTTACGGCAAGTTGCTGACATTCGAAGACCCCGACGGGCATTGGCTGGAGTTTTTTGAAAACAAGCGGGCTTGA
- a CDS encoding KilA-N domain-containing protein — protein MAKNRKINVQGVDIALYESNKNDYISLTDIARYKDTEHTDDIIKNWLRNRNTVELLGFWEIINNPDFKPVEFDGFRKQAGLNSFVLTPKRWIETTNAIGIVSKSGRNGGTFAHRDIALEFASWISIEFKLYVIKEFQRLKEDENSRLKLEWNLQRTLAKINYHIHTDAIKESLIPKEVSKKQAALIYADEADLLNTALFGLTAKEWRERNPKLSGNIRDYAGLEQLVVLSNLESINALLIKQGLPQSERLIQLNKTAIAQMKTLVENRAIKKLESKNN, from the coding sequence ATGGCAAAAAACAGGAAGATAAACGTACAAGGCGTTGATATTGCACTTTATGAAAGCAATAAAAACGATTACATTTCGCTGACGGATATTGCTCGGTATAAGGATACTGAACATACCGATGATATTATTAAAAATTGGCTGCGGAACCGTAATACGGTGGAATTGCTGGGTTTTTGGGAGATAATAAATAATCCCGATTTTAAACCCGTCGAATTCGACGGGTTTAGAAAGCAGGCAGGGTTGAACAGTTTTGTTCTCACCCCAAAACGATGGATAGAAACGACCAATGCTATCGGCATAGTCTCTAAATCGGGACGCAACGGCGGCACCTTCGCTCATCGAGACATCGCCTTGGAGTTCGCTTCGTGGATTTCGATAGAGTTCAAGCTCTATGTCATCAAAGAATTCCAACGGCTCAAAGAAGACGAAAACAGCCGCCTCAAACTTGAATGGAACTTGCAGCGTACCCTTGCCAAAATCAATTATCACATCCATACCGATGCGATAAAAGAAAGTCTTATCCCGAAAGAGGTAAGTAAGAAGCAGGCGGCACTTATCTATGCCGATGAGGCTGACTTACTTAATACGGCATTATTCGGCCTTACTGCCAAAGAATGGCGCGAACGTAATCCTAAATTGAGCGGCAACATACGCGACTATGCAGGACTTGAACAGTTGGTGGTGCTCAGCAATTTGGAAAGCATTAACGCCTTGCTTATTAAACAGGGACTACCGCAAAGCGAGCGGCTTATCCAACTCAATAAAACGGCTATTGCCCAAATGAAAACATTGGTCGAAAACAGAGCGATAAAAAAGCTGGAGAGTAAAAACAACTGA
- a CDS encoding TetR/AcrR family transcriptional regulator encodes MVIKNMDKDKGKILADKDELNTRAKILRAAKQEFFTNGFADTNVRAIAEKAGVTTGALYNLFDNKDCIFEALVSGVFDEFLNIMAHRDVFDAENFGMKTSDLSAITELSQRRFLRMIDFFYDNWDAMKLIVCCSKGSSYEHIFDKAIDITEKETLQWLKLDGVKMSRRIRFFIHVMVTSHFENLKEIFYHNLKKSEAVKYVLDFNVYHCAGWKQYWMEQVKGLKRL; translated from the coding sequence ATGGTTATTAAAAATATGGACAAGGATAAGGGAAAAATATTAGCCGATAAGGATGAGCTAAACACACGGGCAAAGATTTTACGCGCTGCAAAACAGGAGTTTTTTACCAACGGCTTTGCAGATACTAACGTGCGTGCCATTGCAGAAAAGGCGGGGGTTACGACAGGGGCGCTGTATAACCTTTTTGATAATAAGGACTGCATATTCGAAGCTCTTGTAAGCGGCGTGTTCGATGAATTCTTAAACATAATGGCACATCGTGATGTATTTGACGCTGAAAATTTCGGTATGAAAACGAGCGACCTTTCCGCAATTACGGAACTATCGCAACGCCGGTTCTTGCGAATGATAGATTTTTTTTACGATAATTGGGATGCAATGAAACTGATTGTCTGCTGTTCGAAGGGAAGTTCCTACGAGCATATTTTCGATAAGGCAATCGATATAACTGAAAAAGAAACCTTACAATGGCTGAAACTCGACGGCGTTAAAATGTCTCGCCGTATACGGTTTTTTATTCATGTCATGGTAACGTCCCATTTTGAAAATTTAAAAGAGATCTTTTATCATAATTTGAAAAAATCGGAAGCGGTGAAATATGTGCTCGACTTTAATGTATACCATTGTGCCGGCTGGAAACAATATTGGATGGAACAAGTAAAAGGACTTAAGAGATTATGA